Below is a genomic region from Lampris incognitus isolate fLamInc1 chromosome 2, fLamInc1.hap2, whole genome shotgun sequence.
gccgggaggattgccgtgacttatacattggggaaactaaacagatgttggccaagaggatggcacaacacagaagagctaacacatcaggccaggactccacagtctacacccatctacaggccagtggccactctttcaagaatgaggatgtgcacatccttgatagagaggaacgctggtttgaatggggagtcaaagaggccatctatgtgaacaggatgaccatccctgaactgggggggggggctaagagtacatctgttgccatctttattatctttttctacattatttgtatattttGTATATACTTTCGTTTGTTTGCGCTTGttcttgtatattaactatgtcCTACGCTGCCTAACAACATTAGGCAAAGGggctgccgatggaaactagcctattagctaactcaGGTCCATTTACGTTTGTttcaaatgttgattaatgtacattgtctcttcccaaataaacgtttaaagtaaactaaacttacaatgctgtgattgcaactattccccagtcctttgTAACTACTACACactgccactgtaactctagttaatggtcccggcagtttgcatatgaaaccggtcgttgtcaTGTGTGTTgttttataggggtggggatacctgcagtcagttgagactgaataggtcacttagatgagtgatgaaatgcttctctcaataaacattgtgtccagatgaaccgattaaaCTTTCTGAGATTGATGTTTAGAGCCTTCACTCACGAGAAGTCATGTAGTCATGATACCCGGCTTCCTAACACCCAAATAAaattcttttccttttctttcatcTTACAGGCCAAGAAGAGAAGGATGCAAAGCCTCTCCCTCGTGTCAATAGACACTCAATTTTTTGGATCTTGGCATCTCTAGCTGTGACCTACTATGTGGACTTCCTTCATGTCATCATGGAGAGTGTTGACATCAAAAGGTGCTTAAATCATCTGAAAGACCCTTAATGTCTGAAAACTGCTGTAAAGGCTTAGCCATAGCTAAATGTGTTAATTTCATCTGTCATGAATGATTCTTGATGAAAAGTGGCTTGGTGGTCTCATCACACTTAAAGTCACACTTTCCAAGCTGTTTTGAAATGGTACTTTAGTGTCTCACTTGATACTGAAAGTTCTATGCAAAACTGATGTTTTCATTGATAAGCTGTTCATCAACGTGTCAGCAAAGTAAAAGCTTAATTTTCCTCTTATGACTTGGAGATGCCTTACTGGCTAAACTGAGAGAGATTCCACAGCAGATTGTATGTTTCAATTACACAAGTAATTATAGCCCTTTTTCCCTCAGGTCTTAACTAAATTTCATTTACATTTGTCCTATTTTCTTTCTTGTCTAGTTCGTGGTTCTATGTGGGTTTGGTACTCCTCGGAATCTGCCTGTCTCTGGCCATGTTTTGCATTGTGTACCTAGAGTGGTTCAATGGCATTCAGCATTATGACCAAGAGTATCCTGCCATCCCCCCCCTCACCACAGCAACCTTCATTGCAGCATCTTGCAGGTAAAACAAATCAACGGACTTTCACTTTACAGTGTGTGTTTCTGTTCCATTATACTATTGGAGAGCTAAAGTTGCAGGACATTTTTTTGCACCTCTGAAGAAATGTTATGGATAAAGGATTAGGAATGTTCATGAAAATCCTTGACAGTGGTTCTTGTAGTGTGTGCTTAATTCAAGTTATTTTCACTGGTACACAAGGCATTCAGCATGACCAGCTGAATgtctttgatgtgtgtgtgtcggccctgtgatggcctggcggcctgtccagggtgtctcctcacttgccgcccagtgactgctggaataggctccggcatccccgcgaccctgataagcggtttggataaggatGCATGGATGGCTGGAGAAATGTTGAACCTCTTTGTTCAAAGTACAGGTGCTCGAGAAGCAAACTTTAACTTCCATTTGTATTCAGGGCAAGCTGGGTCTAAACAAATTGCTTCATCTTGTGTAGCTGAGGCATGACTGATAAAACACCATAATTCAAGTGTACAATGAAAATTGCTCTCTACCGCTCTTAAAATTCCCAATGCATCAGCTCTTCCCTGCAGATCAGGAAAGACTGATGTTGTAAGAGTAATTCTGAAATAGGTGTGCATCTTTGTGTTATTTCAGTACAAGATGGCACCTTTACCATGGTATTTACAGCTGTACTTAATCCTTTTATCTCTGAGATTGTCCTTGTAATGGAGCAGGAGCTGAGGCGGATGATAGTCATCCCCTTTGGTTTGCTGCATCAAATAGCTTAAGAAAACGTAAAGTCCCTTTCCTTCTAGGGTTTATTTACATTCTTGTTTGAGCCATGATTAACTAATTAGTTCTGTTGTCCCACATGGGAGAACTTGGTTTGCAGCACATCATAATGAAAAATCCTGCCTCAATCAAAATTAACATGAAAATAAAACAAGCAATAAAAAACGGAATAAGATTGAATATGGGGCTGAAACAAATGGAGTTCATGCATGTAATTGTACCAAAGTACAGAGGAGTGAACAGAGTTTGAATAATGGAAAAATCAAGAATATTTACTGCACCTTGGAGGAAAGAGTTCTTGTATCTATTGCACTTAGCCGATGGGAGCCTGAATGTTTCTTCTGAGGGGAGGAGGCACTGTTCAAACAATTAAATATTTCTATCTGAATTCCTGTTTTTGCACACCTTTTGGCCATTTTTAGTCAtttaccaccccca
It encodes:
- the tmem128 gene encoding transmembrane protein 128, whose protein sequence is MLNDSELATLRHRFKRDAEFLMKGSATGDDEEKSQEEKDAKPLPRVNRHSIFWILASLAVTYYVDFLHVIMESVDIKSSWFYVGLVLLGICLSLAMFCIVYLEWFNGIQHYDQEYPAIPPLTTATFIAASCSFNIAFWPVWSFFTPLILFTQFMGVVMFISLLG